Below is a window of Halobaculum lipolyticum DNA.
ACGGCGGATCAGAGCGTCACCGACTGCCGCAGTTTCGGCCCGACCACGCGCGTCACGGGGACCGGAACCCGGCGCCACACGTCCTTGAGCCGGTCGTAGCGGTCGTCCTCCGGGTCCGGGAGGTCGCCGTCGCCGGACGGGAAGTAGTGGCGGTCGTCGTACCAGGTCTTCTCGCCGCCGAAACTGCGCTTGAACATGTAGACGCCCGACCCCTCGCGCGTCCGGCCGAGTTCGTACGCGTCGAGGCCGCGCTCGGCCGCCCACCGGAGCGACTGCCACACCAGGTAGCTGCCGCCGTTCAGGTCCCGGTGTTCGTAGTCGGTGACGACGCCCCACTGCGTGGCCGTCGACCCGCAGGCGAGGTTGATGATCCCGTTGATCGCCTCGCCGTCCCGGCGGACGAGTCCGAGGTGGAGCCGCCCCGCGTCGCGGTACCGCTCCCACACCGACCGGTAGAAGTCGAACGAGTGGGGCGGCGTCCCGTGGCCCCGAACCGACCGCAAGTAGAGGTCGTAGTAGTCGCGCAACGCGTCGAGATCGGTGCCCTCCTCGTAGACGAGGTCGGGGTCGTCGGCCGCCTGTCGGATCTGTCGCTCCCGGCTGTCCTTCATCGCCTCGCGCATCGACGGCTCGTCGGCGACCGGGATCCGGAAGGTGACGAACCGGCGGCGCGCCTCGAACCCCGGCGCGTCGGGGAGCGCCCGGCCCCGGAGGCTGACGAAGTCGACGCCGAGGTCGTCCGCCAGCGAGCGGGTGCGCTCCAGTAGCGCCCGCTCGGCCGCCCCGTCGGCGTCGTCGGCCGAGACGATCGACGCCCGCTCGCCGAACGGCGGCGAGACGAGTTTCGACCCGAACAGCCGGCTGCGGACGTGGACGAGGGGGAGTCCGGCGACGATGTCGCCGTCCTCGACGACCGCGAGCCGGCGACAGCGGTGGCCGTACACGCCGGCGGCCTCCCCCCACCCCCACAGGGCGAACGGGGGACCGTCCGCGCGTTCGACGAACGCGTCCCAAGCGTCGGAGTCGGCGCACTGTTCGACTGCGGGTCCGTCGGCGGTCGTGTGGAGTGTGTCGTGTCGCATCTGCGGATCAGGTCGGCGGAGGGGAGTCGGTGTGTGTGGCGGCGCCGGCGGCGGCGCGGTACTCGTCGTGGAGCCCGCCGACGGGACCGAACTCGAA
It encodes the following:
- a CDS encoding GNAT family N-acetyltransferase; its protein translation is MRHDTLHTTADGPAVEQCADSDAWDAFVERADGPPFALWGWGEAAGVYGHRCRRLAVVEDGDIVAGLPLVHVRSRLFGSKLVSPPFGERASIVSADDADGAAERALLERTRSLADDLGVDFVSLRGRALPDAPGFEARRRFVTFRIPVADEPSMREAMKDSRERQIRQAADDPDLVYEEGTDLDALRDYYDLYLRSVRGHGTPPHSFDFYRSVWERYRDAGRLHLGLVRRDGEAINGIINLACGSTATQWGVVTDYEHRDLNGGSYLVWQSLRWAAERGLDAYELGRTREGSGVYMFKRSFGGEKTWYDDRHYFPSGDGDLPDPEDDRYDRLKDVWRRVPVPVTRVVGPKLRQSVTL